In Tissierellales bacterium, the genomic window TTATTATAGAAGTAATTATTGCTATAGCTATTGGAGCCACTGTATGAGCATAAAATACTTCTAATAATTCTATATCACTTGTTATTACTGAAATTAAATTTCCTTTTTCTTTTGATTCTAGCTTTGATGGGGCTAGTTTTCTAAGTGCCTTATATACCTTATCTCTAAGTATTGCAAGTATCTTAAAGGCTATATAGTGACCTGAGTATTGTTCTATATATCTAAGTAATCCTCTAAGTAGTGCACATACTATTACTACAGTTATACTTGCTT contains:
- a CDS encoding ABC transporter transmembrane domain-containing protein; amino-acid sequence: MNNRQSGIKIMARLIKILKPLAPVMMITISFGVLGFLAAIAITTFGGVAIATKLGIDMSVTFKASITVVIVCALLRGLLRYIEQYSGHYIAFKILAILRDKVYKALRKLAPSKLESKEKGNLISVITSDIELLEVFYAHTVAPIAIAIITSII